A single region of the Pontimicrobium sp. SW4 genome encodes:
- a CDS encoding sterol desaturase family protein: protein MKHKIASSVVVPALLILTGIFSYLTLQNNWNFEIVSYSIFLFTLFYILILERIIPLKKKWKPNKQTFWTDIKHFIFSTAVFDALGKMLALSLVIYFQEKFFTISDFWDSLPFLATYIIANLIGEFLPYVYHRVSHKGNTNSYLSLLLWKIHSIHHLPTSLNWFKTNWIHPINIFLNTFLKMTPLLLLGFNKEIIFLVGITHVVIAYISHANIQTKKSFWDYLIVTPQIHHFHHSKKMEEAKNFGNIFPFWDLLFGTYYNRKGAVKEVGVIENHKTNYPKSTAYFKQLLFPITISKECCK from the coding sequence ATGAAACATAAAATTGCATCCTCAGTAGTTGTACCAGCATTATTAATTTTAACAGGTATATTTAGTTATTTAACACTTCAAAATAATTGGAATTTTGAAATAGTATCCTATTCCATTTTCCTCTTTACCCTTTTTTACATTCTAATTTTAGAACGAATCATTCCGTTAAAGAAAAAATGGAAACCAAATAAACAGACTTTTTGGACAGATATTAAACATTTCATTTTTTCAACAGCAGTATTTGATGCTTTAGGAAAAATGCTTGCTTTATCATTGGTTATTTATTTTCAAGAAAAATTCTTTACAATATCTGATTTTTGGGATTCCTTACCATTTTTGGCAACATACATTATTGCTAATTTAATAGGCGAATTTCTTCCATACGTTTATCATAGAGTTAGCCATAAAGGAAATACGAACTCGTATTTAAGTCTTTTGTTATGGAAAATACATTCCATTCATCATTTACCAACAAGTTTAAATTGGTTTAAAACAAATTGGATTCATCCAATCAATATTTTCTTAAATACTTTTTTGAAAATGACGCCTCTTCTACTTTTAGGATTTAATAAAGAAATCATATTTTTAGTAGGTATAACACACGTAGTGATTGCCTACATCTCTCATGCAAACATTCAAACCAAAAAAAGTTTTTGGGATTACCTGATAGTAACACCTCAAATTCACCATTTTCATCACAGTAAAAAAATGGAAGAAGCAAAAAATTTTGGTAATATTTTTCCATTTTGGGACTTACTATTTGGCACATATTATAACCGAAAAGGAGCAGTTAAAGAAGTTGGAGTTATTGAAAACCATAAAACAAATTATCCAAAAAGCACAGCATATTTTAAGCAATTATTATTCCCTATAACAATTTCAAAGGAATGTTGTAAATAA
- a CDS encoding sigma-70 family RNA polymerase sigma factor, with amino-acid sequence MTFNEIWNKHKGHLLNFIKTKIDDEHIGEDILQEVSIKLLNNLNRKIEIKNYKTWLFQVTRNTIADYYRKNKKHSELSITQSEINTNSSACVCDLSGFVIQTYLPEKYSRPLYLSDIEQKPQQEIAEMLDLSLTATKSRIQRGRKKLKELVSDCIDIFYNNKGQVCDFQLKHNCELPQELKNEMERINLIP; translated from the coding sequence ATGACATTTAACGAAATCTGGAATAAGCACAAAGGTCATTTACTAAATTTTATCAAAACTAAAATTGATGACGAACATATTGGAGAAGATATTTTACAAGAAGTTAGCATAAAACTACTTAATAATCTAAACCGAAAAATAGAGATTAAAAACTACAAAACTTGGCTCTTTCAAGTCACTAGAAATACAATTGCAGATTATTATAGAAAGAACAAAAAACATTCTGAATTATCAATAACCCAATCTGAAATCAACACCAATTCAAGTGCTTGTGTCTGTGATTTATCAGGTTTTGTGATTCAAACTTATCTACCCGAAAAATATAGTAGACCTCTTTATTTAAGTGATATTGAGCAAAAACCACAGCAAGAAATTGCTGAGATGCTTGATTTGAGTCTAACTGCAACAAAATCAAGAATACAAAGAGGACGAAAAAAACTAAAAGAATTAGTAAGTGATTGTATTGATATTTTTTACAATAACAAAGGTCAAGTCTGTGATTTTCAGTTAAAACACAACTGCGAACTTCCTCAAGAATTAAAAAATGAAATGGAAAGAATAAATTTAATTCCATAA
- a CDS encoding GNAT family N-acetyltransferase has translation MLIRKVSVFLHATFHTQDRCVSLKSHQIMNIKIRNAELEDLAELQNLFSDTIMETCQNEYSLNQRKVWSNAVKKTEKWNKSLKEEFFIVAENDGMIVGFSSLKNENYLNLMYIHKDFTRKGIASRLYENIKTKSIEYGTKKLSADVSKTARPFFEKLGFRVLKENKNIVDNEIVINYNMSE, from the coding sequence GTGTTAATCCGAAAAGTTAGTGTCTTTTTGCACGCTACGTTTCATACACAAGACCGTTGTGTTTCATTAAAAAGTCATCAAATAATGAATATTAAAATTCGAAATGCTGAACTTGAAGACCTAGCTGAACTTCAAAATCTATTCTCGGATACAATCATGGAAACTTGCCAAAATGAATATTCATTAAATCAAAGAAAAGTATGGAGTAACGCTGTGAAAAAAACAGAAAAATGGAATAAATCTTTAAAAGAAGAATTTTTCATAGTGGCGGAAAATGATGGAATGATTGTAGGGTTCAGTTCTCTTAAAAATGAAAATTATTTGAATTTAATGTATATACATAAGGACTTTACTCGGAAAGGAATTGCAAGTAGACTTTATGAAAACATTAAAACAAAATCTATTGAATATGGAACTAAAAAACTGAGTGCCGACGTCAGTAAAACTGCTAGACCATTTTTTGAAAAATTAGGATTTAGAGTTTTAAAAGAAAATAAAAATATTGTAGACAACGAAATTGTGATTAATTACAATATGTCTGAATGA